The sequence CGCTGGCCGACCGCATGCGCGCGAAGCGCCAGCCCAGCGCACCCACCGCCACCGCCACGCCCAGGCCCGACAGGACGGTGCGGCCCGTGCCGATGCCGAAGAGCCGCTCACCGAGGAAGACCGCCAGCAGGCCCGACACGAAGGCCAGCGTCACGGGGAGCCCCCCGCTCGAAGGACGCGCGCTCATCGCCACCTCCGCGCCTCGAGCACCCGCGTGGCCGCGAACAGCGCCACGTAGGTGACCACGAGGTAGTAGACGACGTCACGCACGTGGATGAGCCCCGCCTGGAACGGCGGGAAGTGCTGATTCCACAGCGACATCGCGCTGAAGACATCCGCCAGTGGCTGCTCGGTGATTCGCGCCAGGAGCCAGCACAGGATGAGGGCCACCAGCATCACCGCGGACGTAATCGCCGCGAGCAACTGGTTGCGCGCCAGCGAGGAGCCGAAGGTCCCCACCGCCAGCGACGCGCTGCCCAGCAACAGCAGACCGAAGTACCCCGCCGCCACGTGCCCGAAGGACACCTTGCCGTTCACCATCACCAGCAGCGGCATGTAGACGGTGCACAGGAGGTACAACGCGAGGAAGGCCAATCCCGCGAGGAACTTGCCCAGGACGATGTCGCGGTCGCGCAGCG is a genomic window of Myxococcus virescens containing:
- a CDS encoding ABC transporter permease; translated protein: MKALLIARRELSAYLRTLSGYVIIAVILALNGLFFNAYALGGASKRSAEVLSQFFYYSSGFTVVASVFISMRLLAEERQTGTLSLLYSSPLRDRDIVLGKFLAGLAFLALYLLCTVYMPLLVMVNGKVSFGHVAAGYFGLLLLGSASLAVGTFGSSLARNQLLAAITSAVMLVALILCWLLARITEQPLADVFSAMSLWNQHFPPFQAGLIHVRDVVYYLVVTYVALFAATRVLEARRWR